The Algoriphagus sanaruensis genome window below encodes:
- the hemB gene encoding porphobilinogen synthase produces the protein MQRRPRRNRKSEAVRNMVEETQVNVNDLIFPLFLIEGQTQKIEVASMPGIYRFSIDLMLKEIEECMNLGIMSFDVFPAYPESKKDKIASESYNPDTFYLKALREIKKNFPELCLMSDVAMDPYSSDGHDGLVKGGKILNDETLEILARMSLAQADAGVDILGPSDMMDGRVGYIRELLDENGFTETSIMSYTAKYASAFYGPFRDALDSAPKFGDKKTYQMNPANSQEALIEADLDLEEGADFLMVKPALSYLDVIKLLKDNYPLPIAAYNVSGEYSMIKAASERGWLDYNRSMNEVLLSIKRAGAKIILSYFAKDFAKLKK, from the coding sequence ATGCAACGAAGACCTAGAAGAAACCGAAAATCTGAAGCCGTTCGAAATATGGTGGAAGAAACACAGGTGAATGTAAATGATTTAATATTCCCTCTTTTTTTAATTGAAGGTCAAACTCAAAAAATCGAAGTGGCGTCAATGCCTGGGATATACAGATTTTCGATTGACCTTATGTTAAAAGAGATTGAAGAATGTATGAATTTGGGGATTATGTCTTTCGACGTATTTCCAGCATATCCAGAAAGCAAGAAGGATAAAATTGCATCCGAAAGCTATAATCCAGATACGTTTTATCTCAAGGCTCTTCGAGAAATCAAGAAAAACTTTCCTGAGCTTTGTCTGATGTCCGATGTTGCGATGGATCCCTATAGTAGTGATGGCCATGATGGCCTAGTAAAAGGAGGGAAAATTTTAAACGACGAGACACTGGAAATTTTAGCTAGAATGTCTCTTGCGCAAGCAGACGCTGGAGTAGATATTTTAGGTCCTTCAGATATGATGGATGGACGGGTAGGGTATATTCGAGAGTTGTTGGATGAAAATGGGTTTACAGAAACCTCAATTATGTCCTATACAGCTAAATATGCAAGTGCTTTTTATGGTCCTTTCCGTGATGCGCTGGATTCGGCTCCCAAATTTGGAGATAAAAAGACTTATCAGATGAATCCCGCAAATAGTCAAGAGGCATTGATTGAAGCGGATTTGGATTTGGAAGAAGGTGCTGATTTTTTAATGGTTAAGCCTGCATTGAGTTATTTGGATGTAATTAAGTTATTGAAAGATAATTACCCGTTGCCAATAGCCGCCTATAATGTATCTGGGGAATATAGTATGATCAAAGCGGCCTCTGAGCGAGGTTGGTTAGATTATAATCGGTCCATGAATGAGGTTTTATTGTCAATTAAGCGTGCCGGAGCAAAAATCATCCTTTCATATTTTGCCAAAGACTTTGCGAAATTGAAAAAATAA
- a CDS encoding porin, with protein sequence MRKSFAAALVIVTLVFSGSFARGSERDTLLTEKSAPVVAPRPWYEKIQLRGYAQLRYNGLFETNPDLKCDQCDKSWGGSGGGFFFRRIRLVFYGQIHPRIYLYIQPDFASGGSNLAQIRDAYFDLALDEDQEFRVRIGQSKVPFGFENMQSSQNRLPLDRNDGLNSAVPNERESGLFFYYAPKEIRKRFRELVSSGLKGSGDYGMFGLGIYNGQGPNAQDKNKNLNVVSRFTYPFKFSSGQYLEASVQGYTGKYIVDSKLISGTDQREFREYRFGPTFVLYPQPFGIQAEYNWGRGPEYNPETNKVEDAPLNGGYVLASYMARFGEHVIIPFSRYHYYHGGKKFEMDATRHRVNEFEIGVEWQPHKSFELVGMYTISDRTAENSINPINRQKGSLLRLQAQVNF encoded by the coding sequence ATGCGAAAATCTTTCGCAGCAGCCTTGGTTATTGTAACCTTGGTCTTTTCCGGCTCTTTTGCAAGGGGATCCGAAAGAGATACGCTGCTTACTGAAAAAAGTGCTCCTGTCGTAGCACCAAGACCTTGGTATGAGAAAATTCAACTGAGGGGATACGCTCAATTGCGTTATAACGGTTTGTTTGAAACAAACCCTGATCTAAAGTGTGACCAATGTGATAAGTCGTGGGGAGGATCCGGTGGTGGGTTTTTCTTTCGACGAATTCGATTGGTTTTCTATGGTCAAATTCACCCGCGGATTTATTTATACATTCAGCCAGATTTTGCATCTGGAGGGAGTAATTTGGCTCAAATCCGAGATGCCTATTTTGATTTGGCGTTGGATGAAGATCAAGAATTTAGAGTTCGGATAGGGCAGTCTAAAGTTCCATTTGGATTTGAAAACATGCAATCAAGTCAAAATAGACTTCCTCTTGATCGGAATGATGGTTTGAATTCCGCTGTTCCTAATGAACGTGAGTCTGGATTATTCTTTTATTACGCCCCAAAGGAAATCAGGAAACGATTTAGAGAATTAGTTTCTTCGGGCCTTAAAGGTTCTGGTGATTATGGGATGTTTGGACTTGGTATTTACAATGGACAAGGTCCAAATGCCCAGGATAAGAACAAAAATTTAAATGTGGTATCTCGATTTACTTACCCTTTTAAGTTTTCATCCGGACAATACCTCGAGGCATCTGTCCAGGGATATACAGGAAAATACATTGTTGATTCAAAATTGATCTCCGGAACAGATCAAAGAGAATTTAGAGAGTATAGGTTTGGACCAACCTTTGTTTTGTATCCTCAGCCTTTTGGAATTCAGGCAGAATATAATTGGGGAAGGGGGCCAGAGTATAATCCCGAAACCAATAAAGTAGAGGATGCTCCTTTGAATGGTGGTTACGTGTTAGCTAGTTATATGGCACGGTTTGGGGAACATGTTATAATTCCGTTTTCTAGATATCACTATTACCATGGTGGTAAAAAGTTTGAAATGGATGCAACACGTCATAGAGTAAATGAATTTGAGATTGGTGTAGAGTGGCAGCCACATAAAAGTTTTGAATTAGTTGGGATGTATACTATTTCAGATAGAACTGCTGAAAATTCAATCAATCCAATAAATAGACAAAAAGGAAGCTTGCTTAGGCTTCAGGCCCAAGTTAATTTCTAA
- a CDS encoding HAD family hydrolase, which yields MDGVICHTNPFHSKAFKLFFEKRSLFPTEEEFQDHMYGKNNGYILSHFLGRKIEGDELAELEFEKESLFRKIYEEHVDPIPGFLDFFHSLKSNGIKTGVATSAPFANLELIGGRLDLFPYLNSALASEQVTRHKPDPEVYLKTASNLALNPDQCVVFEDSYSGVSAAKNAGMKVVGVLSSHTIEQLPICDLYIDNYLGLDVDKVLSLLH from the coding sequence ATGGATGGTGTGATTTGTCATACCAATCCTTTTCATTCTAAAGCTTTTAAATTGTTCTTTGAGAAGAGGAGCCTATTTCCTACTGAAGAGGAATTTCAGGATCATATGTATGGGAAAAACAATGGCTATATTCTCAGCCATTTTCTAGGCAGGAAGATTGAAGGGGATGAATTAGCTGAATTGGAATTTGAAAAGGAAAGCTTGTTCCGGAAAATTTATGAAGAGCATGTCGATCCTATTCCAGGGTTTCTTGACTTTTTTCATTCTTTGAAAAGTAACGGGATTAAAACGGGTGTAGCGACCTCTGCCCCATTTGCCAATCTGGAACTTATTGGAGGTCGTTTGGATCTTTTTCCTTATTTGAATTCAGCACTGGCCAGTGAGCAAGTGACTCGGCATAAGCCGGATCCGGAAGTTTATCTGAAGACTGCCTCTAATTTGGCTCTCAATCCAGATCAGTGCGTTGTTTTCGAAGATTCTTATTCAGGCGTATCCGCCGCAAAAAATGCCGGAATGAAAGTGGTTGGGGTTCTTTCTTCACATACCATTGAGCAGTTACCGATATGTGATCTTTATATCGATAATTACCTAGGGTTGGATGTCGATAAGGTGTTGTCTCTTCTCCATTAG
- the rocD gene encoding ornithine--oxo-acid transaminase, which translates to METITSSKQAIALEEKYGAHNYHPLPVVLSKGEGVFLWDVEGKRYYDFLSAYSAVNQGHCHPRIKESMIEQLGSLTLTSRAFYNDVLGPFEKYITEYFGFEMVLPMNTGAEGVETALKLARKWGYERKGVAENQAKIIVAENNFHGRTTTIISFSNDANARKSFGPFTDGFIRIPYDDISALESALSQEGVVAFLVEPIQGEAGVYTPADDYIRKAKEACASKNVLLIADEIQTGVARTGSLLAVCGNCTCQGHCERQESYTKPDILILGKALSGGFYPVSAVLADKEIMEVIKPGQHGSTFGGNPLGVKVAMTALEVVRDEKLALNARKLGQIFRSRMTKAIQKYPIAKLVRGKGLLNAVVINDTSESSTAWDICVRLAENGLLAKPTHGNIIRFAPPLVITEEQLHECCDIIEGVLREFSK; encoded by the coding sequence ATGGAAACCATCACTTCAAGTAAGCAGGCAATTGCCTTAGAAGAGAAATACGGTGCTCACAACTACCACCCGCTACCGGTTGTACTTTCAAAAGGTGAAGGGGTCTTTCTTTGGGATGTAGAAGGGAAGCGGTATTATGATTTTTTGTCTGCTTATTCGGCGGTCAATCAAGGTCACTGTCATCCACGGATTAAAGAATCAATGATAGAGCAGCTAGGTTCTCTGACCTTAACCTCTCGAGCTTTTTATAATGACGTGTTGGGTCCATTTGAAAAATATATCACTGAATATTTCGGATTTGAAATGGTTCTTCCCATGAATACAGGTGCTGAAGGAGTGGAGACAGCACTTAAACTTGCGAGGAAATGGGGGTATGAGCGAAAAGGTGTGGCTGAAAATCAGGCTAAAATAATTGTAGCAGAAAACAACTTCCACGGGCGAACGACTACGATCATTTCTTTTTCAAATGATGCCAATGCACGGAAGAGTTTTGGTCCATTTACAGATGGATTTATCCGAATTCCCTATGATGATATTTCTGCCCTAGAGAGTGCGCTCAGTCAGGAAGGGGTTGTTGCTTTTTTGGTGGAGCCAATTCAAGGAGAGGCTGGTGTATATACTCCTGCTGATGATTATATCCGGAAAGCAAAGGAAGCTTGTGCGTCAAAGAATGTGCTTTTGATCGCTGATGAAATTCAAACTGGAGTAGCAAGAACGGGTTCCCTATTGGCTGTTTGTGGGAATTGTACTTGTCAAGGGCATTGTGAGCGCCAAGAAAGCTATACAAAACCTGATATTTTGATCTTGGGTAAGGCTTTGTCAGGAGGCTTTTATCCGGTATCTGCGGTGCTTGCAGATAAGGAAATTATGGAAGTAATAAAGCCAGGGCAGCATGGGTCTACATTTGGGGGAAATCCACTTGGCGTTAAAGTTGCTATGACAGCACTAGAAGTGGTTCGTGATGAAAAATTGGCTCTTAATGCTAGAAAGCTTGGTCAGATTTTCCGAAGTCGAATGACTAAGGCAATTCAAAAATATCCCATTGCAAAATTGGTGAGAGGGAAGGGATTATTGAATGCAGTAGTAATTAATGATACATCTGAAAGTTCCACGGCCTGGGACATTTGTGTTCGTCTGGCGGAAAATGGACTATTGGCTAAACCTACCCATGGAAATATTATTCGATTTGCACCTCCTTTAGTAATTACCGAAGAGCAACTTCATGAATGTTGCGATATCATAGAAGGAGTACTTCGAGAGTTTTCGAAATAA
- a CDS encoding DUF5522 domain-containing protein, with translation MKEPKKPLPALTPDDYYINEQGLMVFTSKYHLKRGYCCGSGCKHCPYPKG, from the coding sequence ATGAAAGAACCTAAGAAGCCTCTTCCAGCACTCACTCCTGATGACTATTATATCAATGAGCAAGGATTGATGGTTTTTACATCCAAATATCATTTAAAAAGAGGTTATTGTTGTGGGAGCGGGTGCAAGCATTGCCCGTATCCAAAAGGATAA
- the rpmB gene encoding 50S ribosomal protein L28, translated as MAKVCDITGKRPRVGNNVSHANNKTKRRFYPNLHKKSFYVPEEDAWITLRVSTKALKTINKKGITAVLKEAQDNGMIVIK; from the coding sequence ATGGCAAAAGTTTGTGACATTACCGGAAAAAGACCTCGAGTAGGTAACAACGTGTCCCATGCAAACAACAAGACCAAGCGTAGATTCTATCCAAATCTTCACAAGAAGAGCTTCTACGTTCCTGAGGAAGACGCATGGATTACTCTTAGAGTGAGCACAAAAGCATTGAAGACAATCAATAAAAAAGGCATTACTGCTGTTTTGAAAGAAGCACAGGATAATGGCATGATTGTAATCAAATAA
- the rpmG gene encoding 50S ribosomal protein L33, with product MAKKGNRVQVILECTEHKTSGMPGTSRYITTKNRKNTTERLELKKFNPILKKVTVHKEIK from the coding sequence ATGGCTAAGAAAGGAAACAGAGTACAGGTGATTTTGGAATGCACAGAGCACAAGACTTCTGGCATGCCAGGTACTTCAAGATATATCACTACCAAAAACAGAAAAAACACTACTGAAAGATTGGAATTGAAAAAATTCAACCCAATCCTTAAGAAAGTAACTGTTCATAAAGAAATTAAATAA
- a CDS encoding DUF4295 domain-containing protein yields the protein MAKKVVATLKKEGGVSYAKVIRAVKSDKTGAYTFKEEMVPSTAVQDVLKK from the coding sequence ATGGCTAAGAAAGTAGTAGCAACCCTAAAAAAAGAAGGTGGCGTATCTTACGCCAAAGTGATTCGTGCCGTAAAGTCTGACAAGACCGGTGCCTACACCTTCAAAGAAGAAATGGTTCCTTCCACAGCTGTGCAGGACGTTTTGAAAAAATAA
- the ftsY gene encoding signal recognition particle-docking protein FtsY: MGIFGFFSKEKKESLDQGLQKTNESLFSKLSKAVVGKSKVDEEVLDELEEILITSDVGVDTTIKIIRRIEERVSRDKYLNAGELDQILREEVAGLLEENNSQDLLDFDIPANKKPYVIMVVGVNGVGKTTTIGKLANLFKSSGKNVILGAADTFRAAAVDQLILWGDRVGVPVVSHGMNTDPASVAFDAIKQGVETGADVVIVDTAGRLHTKVNLMNELSKIKRVMQKFVPDAPHEIMLVLDGSTGQNAFIQAQEFTKATEVTSLAITKLDGTAKGGVVIGISDQFKIPVKYIGVGEKMTDLQIFNRKEFVDSLFKKK; the protein is encoded by the coding sequence ATGGGCATATTCGGTTTCTTTTCAAAAGAAAAAAAGGAAAGTCTAGATCAAGGCCTCCAAAAGACCAATGAATCCCTTTTTTCCAAACTTAGCAAAGCAGTAGTCGGAAAATCCAAGGTAGATGAAGAAGTATTGGATGAACTTGAAGAGATCCTCATTACCTCTGATGTCGGTGTAGATACAACCATCAAAATAATTAGAAGGATAGAAGAACGGGTCTCTAGAGATAAATACCTAAATGCCGGGGAATTAGATCAAATTTTAAGGGAGGAAGTAGCAGGACTTTTAGAAGAAAACAATAGTCAGGATTTATTGGATTTTGACATCCCTGCAAACAAAAAACCCTATGTAATCATGGTGGTGGGAGTCAATGGTGTCGGTAAAACAACCACCATTGGAAAACTCGCTAACCTATTTAAATCTTCTGGGAAAAATGTAATCCTAGGTGCAGCAGATACGTTTCGTGCTGCAGCTGTAGATCAGTTGATACTTTGGGGAGATCGAGTTGGAGTCCCTGTCGTTTCTCACGGCATGAATACCGATCCTGCCTCAGTTGCATTTGATGCCATCAAGCAAGGGGTAGAAACTGGTGCAGATGTGGTCATCGTAGATACCGCGGGACGCTTGCATACCAAGGTTAACCTAATGAACGAGCTAAGTAAAATAAAGCGCGTGATGCAAAAATTTGTACCTGACGCACCACATGAGATTATGCTGGTTTTAGATGGATCTACTGGGCAAAATGCATTTATCCAAGCTCAAGAATTCACCAAAGCTACAGAGGTAACCTCTCTAGCCATCACCAAACTAGATGGTACTGCAAAAGGCGGAGTAGTGATTGGGATATCGGACCAATTTAAAATCCCAGTGAAATATATCGGGGTTGGAGAAAAAATGACTGATTTACAAATATTTAATCGAAAAGAGTTTGTAGACTCTCTTTTCAAAAAGAAGTAA
- a CDS encoding SPFH domain-containing protein: protein MLGGIILLTSFICLAGFFIVDPNKAMVLLLFGEYKGTVKANGFFWVNPFMTKKKISLRVRNFENKPLKVNDKIGNPVMIGTIVVWQVENTFKTTFDVEDYENFVHLQTDAAVRKMAGLYSYDNFDDDHSEITLRSGVEEVNHSLEKEISERLLQAGIKVIEARISNLAYASEIASAMLQRQQATAIVAARQKIVEGAVGMVEMALADLKMKDIIEFDEEKKAAMVSNLMVVLCSDRSANPVLNVGTLNQ from the coding sequence ATCCTAGGAGGTATTATCCTGCTTACATCATTTATTTGTTTGGCAGGATTCTTTATTGTCGACCCAAACAAGGCAATGGTATTGCTACTCTTTGGAGAATATAAAGGGACAGTAAAAGCCAATGGTTTCTTTTGGGTAAATCCCTTTATGACGAAGAAGAAAATTTCACTTCGCGTAAGAAACTTTGAAAACAAACCACTTAAGGTCAACGACAAGATTGGCAATCCTGTCATGATCGGCACTATCGTAGTCTGGCAAGTGGAAAACACCTTCAAGACGACATTTGATGTAGAAGACTATGAAAACTTTGTTCATTTACAGACCGACGCAGCAGTCAGAAAAATGGCAGGTTTGTATTCGTATGACAACTTTGATGATGACCATTCTGAAATCACCCTTCGATCTGGTGTAGAAGAAGTAAATCATTCCCTGGAAAAGGAAATTTCTGAAAGACTACTCCAGGCTGGAATCAAAGTCATTGAAGCTAGAATATCAAACTTAGCCTACGCCTCAGAAATCGCTTCCGCAATGCTTCAAAGACAACAAGCCACTGCGATAGTAGCTGCTCGACAGAAGATCGTTGAAGGAGCTGTTGGAATGGTAGAAATGGCCCTAGCGGATCTGAAGATGAAAGACATCATCGAGTTTGATGAAGAAAAAAAGGCAGCAATGGTATCCAACTTAATGGTGGTTCTTTGTTCGGATCGAAGTGCCAATCCTGTTCTAAATGTGGGAACACTAAATCAATAA
- a CDS encoding Arc family DNA-binding protein: MAAKKPFALRLDEKMMKAVEKWAADEFRSTNGQLEWIIREALKKSGRWPNDLKPNDSDMN; this comes from the coding sequence ATGGCAGCTAAGAAACCATTTGCACTCAGGCTGGATGAAAAGATGATGAAAGCTGTCGAAAAGTGGGCTGCTGACGAATTTAGGAGTACCAATGGACAATTGGAGTGGATCATTCGTGAAGCATTAAAAAAATCAGGAAGGTGGCCAAACGATTTGAAACCAAACGATTCAGATATGAACTGA
- a CDS encoding class I SAM-dependent methyltransferase, which translates to MKSIISFVIRYVPRPFLQKVSPFIMKLASLFNQGNDVTCPVCESHYKKFLPYGRVARENALCPNCLALERHRLMWLFLKEKTNFFSSSLKVLHVAPEHCFIDRFEKLSNLDYITADIESPLAKIKMDVHQIPFPADTFDVIFCNHVLEHVEDDLLACSEFNRVLKPGGWGILQSPVYDLEKTIEDKSITDPAERERLFGQRDHVRKFGKDYAERLRGSGLEIEENFFVKDLPQEIVKRFALPENEVIFVCRKGN; encoded by the coding sequence ATGAAGTCCATCATCAGTTTTGTCATCCGTTACGTTCCGAGACCTTTTCTCCAAAAAGTAAGTCCATTTATTATGAAATTGGCTTCACTTTTCAACCAAGGAAATGACGTAACATGCCCGGTATGTGAAAGTCATTACAAGAAATTTCTACCCTATGGGCGAGTGGCCAGAGAAAACGCGCTATGCCCCAATTGCCTTGCCCTTGAGAGACATCGATTAATGTGGCTTTTTTTGAAAGAGAAAACCAACTTTTTTAGCTCCTCATTAAAAGTCCTACATGTCGCTCCAGAGCATTGTTTCATTGATCGATTTGAGAAACTATCCAATCTTGACTACATCACGGCTGACATCGAATCTCCACTAGCCAAGATTAAAATGGATGTCCATCAGATTCCTTTTCCTGCAGACACATTTGATGTGATTTTTTGTAATCATGTTTTGGAACATGTAGAGGACGACCTATTAGCCTGCTCAGAATTTAACAGAGTTTTAAAACCTGGAGGATGGGGGATTCTCCAATCTCCAGTTTATGATCTCGAAAAAACCATAGAAGACAAATCCATCACCGACCCTGCTGAAAGGGAACGCTTATTTGGCCAAAGAGATCACGTTAGAAAATTTGGAAAAGATTATGCTGAACGATTAAGAGGTTCTGGACTTGAAATTGAGGAAAATTTCTTCGTTAAAGATTTACCACAAGAAATTGTAAAAAGATTCGCCTTGCCAGAAAATGAAGTGATTTTTGTTTGTAGAAAAGGGAACTAA
- a CDS encoding glycosyltransferase — MFFSIIIPVYNRPEEVQDLLTTIASQTFVDFEVLVIEDGSTLTAEEVCNQFNPRFVLRYFYQKNSGQGFARNFGMDQAKGEFFVILDSDVLLPEKYLEILFHQIQLRKLDAFGGPDRSDESFSTLQKAMDFAMTSFWTTGGIRGKLKDPSKFQARGFNMGVSKKVFEKIGGFVDPNRGEDIEWSIRIKKSGFKLELIEEAFVYHKRKSTLKSFANQAFSFGQNRVNVSRFHPDAIKVVHLLPSAFLIFLISCPFMAIINSQVFITQLILIAGWAGAILLSSLIKYNSLQVSLLSLLTSLIQLCSYGTGLVIEWVKKKVVA; from the coding sequence ATGTTTTTTTCGATCATCATTCCCGTTTATAATCGCCCAGAAGAAGTCCAAGACTTATTAACCACGATTGCCTCACAAACTTTTGTGGATTTTGAGGTACTGGTTATTGAAGACGGGTCTACCCTTACTGCAGAGGAAGTATGTAATCAATTTAACCCAAGATTCGTTTTAAGGTATTTTTATCAAAAGAATTCTGGGCAGGGATTTGCTCGAAATTTCGGAATGGATCAGGCAAAAGGTGAATTTTTTGTGATTCTTGACTCGGATGTGTTATTGCCTGAAAAGTATTTGGAAATCCTTTTTCATCAAATCCAATTAAGGAAATTAGATGCATTTGGTGGGCCGGACCGTTCTGACGAGAGCTTTTCTACCTTGCAAAAGGCAATGGACTTTGCTATGACTTCATTTTGGACGACAGGGGGAATTCGTGGAAAGTTGAAAGATCCATCAAAGTTTCAAGCAAGAGGATTCAATATGGGAGTCTCAAAAAAGGTTTTTGAAAAAATTGGTGGATTCGTTGATCCTAATCGAGGAGAGGATATTGAGTGGAGTATTCGGATAAAAAAATCAGGATTTAAGTTAGAGTTAATTGAAGAAGCTTTTGTTTACCATAAGCGCAAAAGCACGCTTAAATCATTTGCCAACCAAGCTTTTTCATTTGGTCAAAATAGGGTGAATGTATCGAGGTTTCATCCTGATGCGATCAAGGTGGTTCATTTGCTTCCTTCCGCTTTTCTTATTTTCCTGATAAGTTGTCCCTTTATGGCAATTATCAATTCGCAGGTTTTTATTACCCAGCTTATTCTTATTGCAGGATGGGCTGGAGCTATTTTGCTATCTTCCTTGATTAAGTATAATTCGCTCCAAGTTTCACTTCTGAGTCTTTTGACTTCCTTAATTCAGTTGTGTTCCTATGGGACCGGATTAGTTATTGAGTGGGTGAAAAAAAAAGTTGTGGCTTAG
- a CDS encoding glycosyltransferase family 2 protein, with amino-acid sequence MIQISVVIPVFNEEESLPELTNWISRVMQEHGFSYEIIFINDGSTDRSWDIIQQISEQNQCIKGLNFTRNYGKSAALDAGFKRAEGEVVITMDADLQDSPDEIPGLFQMVSEGLDVVSGWKKERHDPLSKTIPSKFFNGVTRWISGIELHDFNCGLKAYRKKVVKNISVYGEMHRYIPLLAKWNGFPKIGEKVVQHRARKYGYSKFGLERFLNGFLDLITVSFVHRYKKKPMHFFGSLGSLSFLGGFLITSWLIFQKIYGLSKGENVREIVDQPLFFLALVAIIIGVQLFVTGFIAELMTSSQSKEAEYKIDEEVNFYK; translated from the coding sequence ATGATTCAAATTTCCGTAGTTATTCCTGTTTTTAACGAGGAAGAATCTCTCCCTGAATTGACTAATTGGATAAGCCGTGTAATGCAAGAGCACGGCTTTTCTTATGAAATCATTTTTATAAATGACGGTAGTACAGATCGTTCTTGGGATATAATTCAACAAATTTCGGAGCAGAATCAATGTATAAAAGGCTTGAACTTCACTCGGAATTATGGGAAATCAGCAGCCTTAGATGCCGGGTTTAAACGTGCTGAAGGAGAAGTTGTCATAACTATGGATGCTGATTTGCAAGATAGTCCAGATGAAATCCCAGGTTTGTTTCAAATGGTTTCAGAAGGGCTAGATGTGGTTTCAGGTTGGAAAAAAGAGCGTCATGATCCCCTTTCTAAGACGATCCCTAGTAAGTTTTTCAATGGAGTTACCCGATGGATCTCTGGCATTGAGTTGCATGATTTTAATTGTGGTTTGAAAGCCTATCGAAAAAAGGTGGTTAAAAATATATCAGTTTACGGGGAAATGCACCGTTATATTCCTCTTTTGGCAAAATGGAATGGTTTTCCCAAAATTGGAGAGAAGGTAGTTCAACATCGAGCTCGGAAGTATGGTTATTCCAAGTTTGGACTTGAGCGTTTTCTAAATGGATTCTTGGATTTGATTACTGTTTCATTTGTCCATCGATATAAAAAGAAGCCCATGCATTTTTTCGGGTCATTAGGTTCATTGTCCTTTCTAGGTGGATTTCTGATTACTTCTTGGTTGATTTTCCAAAAGATATACGGACTGAGTAAAGGGGAAAATGTCCGGGAAATTGTCGATCAACCTTTGTTTTTTCTTGCCTTGGTTGCGATAATTATAGGTGTTCAGTTATTTGTAACCGGATTTATTGCTGAATTGATGACTTCAAGTCAGTCAAAAGAAGCTGAATATAAAATTGATGAGGAAGTCAATTTTTACAAGTGA
- a CDS encoding DUF4199 domain-containing protein, with protein MEVQTQSPFSAALKPGITIGLVSLILTYLAYFIDSSLLTKWWFGLIALAIFFILIIYFGKQYRVEQGGFISFGSAFNFSFIAIVISGLISLVGQILLYHVIDPALPEVLADLAFETSLSAMESFGANPDSLTPEQLQDIRDRSASGFTLTGQLQGFLFGLIFYAIIALILGAILKKRDKSLDY; from the coding sequence ATGGAAGTACAAACTCAATCTCCTTTTAGCGCTGCATTAAAACCAGGAATCACCATTGGATTGGTGTCTCTGATCCTTACTTATTTGGCGTATTTTATCGACTCTAGTTTATTGACTAAGTGGTGGTTTGGTCTTATTGCACTAGCCATCTTTTTTATTCTTATCATCTATTTTGGTAAGCAATATCGGGTTGAGCAAGGGGGCTTTATTAGTTTTGGGTCAGCTTTTAATTTTAGCTTTATCGCTATTGTGATTTCTGGATTAATATCTTTAGTAGGGCAAATATTGCTTTATCATGTTATTGATCCTGCTCTGCCTGAAGTCCTTGCTGACTTGGCTTTTGAAACAAGTTTAAGTGCGATGGAAAGTTTTGGGGCTAATCCCGATTCCCTTACTCCAGAGCAACTGCAAGACATTAGAGACCGGTCGGCTTCTGGTTTTACCCTAACCGGCCAACTACAAGGCTTTCTATTTGGCCTTATTTTTTATGCAATAATTGCTTTAATTTTGGGGGCGATTTTGAAAAAGCGCGACAAATCCCTTGATTATTAA